From one Trifolium pratense cultivar HEN17-A07 linkage group LG1, ARS_RC_1.1, whole genome shotgun sequence genomic stretch:
- the LOC123924596 gene encoding F-box/kelch-repeat protein At3g23880-like: MEETTASTGTLTLTGDDSFQTQRSIPFDLAAEILSKLSVKFLLKFSTTCKSWNSLIHDPKFIKKHLRVSTKRHRLITTTCIPSKKFTVMSYPLHSLPFNSIFNVNATQYEYSPVNLDYHDRLVVSCDGIICFAINQNLAVLWNPSIGKFKTLPTLYTPKDGDDDGHTVYGFGYDPFIDNYKVVSLFYYNVYACKTEVSVYSLGNDCWRRIEDFPPLIPYSQQGVFVCGTVNWLAYYDLDNNDYYRSYAIVSLDLENETYHEISQPDYGGVIDKLTLTLMRDCLCVFSHSDSFDDVWIMKEFGNVESWVKLVRIPRFSNRCLYFDNTKILYVFEDDNHVLLLMEEKFKLKWVVYDSKNDTVKCTKLQDFCWVESKVYVESLLSP, encoded by the coding sequence ATGGAGGAAACAACCGCTTCCACCGGAACCCTAACACTCACCGGCGATGATTCATTTCAAACACAACGCTCTATTCCGTTCGATCTCGCCGCAGAAATCCTCTCAAAACTCTCCGTCAAGTTCCTCCTCAAATTCTCCACCACCTGCAAATCATGGAATTCTCTCATCCACGATCCCAAATTCATCAAAAAACACCTTCGCGTATCAACCAAACGCCACCGCCTCATCACCACCACATGCATTCCCTCCAAAAAATTCACGGTAATGTCTTATCCATTACACTCTCTTCCATTCAACTCAATTTTCAACGTTAATGCTACTCAATACGAGTATTCTCCGGTTAATCTTGATTATCACGATCGACTTGTTGTTTCTTGCGACGGTATCATTTGTTTCGCAATTAATCAAAATCTTGCTGTTCTTTGGAATCCTTCAATTGGAAAATTCAAGACATTACCTACTTTATATACTCCTAAAGATGGAGATGATGATGGTCACACTGTATATGGTTTCGGTTACGATCCTTTCATTGATAATTACAAAGTTGTTTCGCTTTTTTACTATAATGTCTATGCTTGTAAAACTGAAGTTAGTGTTTATAGTTTGGGTAATGATTGTTGGAGAAGGATTGAGGATTTTCCGCCGTTGATTCCGTATAGTCAACAGGGAGTATTCGTTTGTGGTACGGTTAATTGGTTGGCGTATTATGATTTGGACAACAATGATTATTATAGGTCGTATGCTATTGTTTCTCTTGATTTGGAGAATGAAACTTATCATGAGATTTCACAGCCTGACTATGGTGGAGTAATTGACAAGTTAACATTGACTTTAATGAGGGATTGCTTGTGTGTATTTTCTCATTCGGACTCATTTGATGATGTTTGGATTATGAAAGAATTTGGAAATGTTGAGTCGTGGGTTAAATTGGTCCGGATTCCTCGCTTTTCTAATCGTTGTTTGTATTTTGACAATACAAAGATATTATATGTTTTTGAGGAtgacaatcatgtgctgctcttgATGGAAGAGAAATTTAAATTGAAGTGGGTGGTTTATGATTCCAAAAATGATACTGTGAAGTGTACCAAGTTGCAAGACTTCTGTTGGGTTGAATCAAAAGTCTACGTTGAGAGTTTGCTATCACCGTGA
- the LOC123902834 gene encoding uncharacterized protein LOC123902834: protein MSTKVILRPAGSSIRRQALLQSKSSAKASTHLGEAVGGTAAVCCCCPFALANVVYLTIYKVPATICQRVLKKSKQRRHRRVKSAGDVMYPAKRRCTCGCCDEVGVLVHPTCSDDEMDLDGGVKSESVGVEEDKDVMELEKEMWETFYGTGFWRSSSQRNKDSSSSFSSSSSPRMLSVNFSPQNFQVLTVPLPAL, encoded by the coding sequence ATGTCGACTAAGGTTATTCTTCGACCAGCCGGATCATCGATCCGGCGACAAGCGCTTCTACAAAGCAAAAGTTCTGCCAAAGCAAGCACACATCTCGGTGAAGCTGTTGGAGGAACCGCCGCAGTGTGTTGCTGTTGTCCATTTGCTTTGGCAAATGTTGTTTACTTAACCATCTACAAAGTTCCGGCTACGATTTGTCAGAGAGTATTGAAAAAGAGTAAGCAGCGTCGTCACCGACGTGTTAAATCGGCAGGAGATGTGATGTATCCGGCGAAACGTCGTTGCACGTGTGGATGTTGTGATGAAGTTGGAGTACTTGTTCATCCGACTTGTAGTGATGATGAGATGGATTTAGATGGAGGTGTGAAAAGTGAAAGTGTGGGTGTAGAAGAAGATAAAGATGTTATGGAATTGGAGAAAGAGATGTGGGAAACTTTTTATGGTACTGGATTTTGGAGAAGTTCTTCTCAAAGAAAtaaagattcttcttcatctttttcatcttcttcatctccaAGGATGTTGAGTGTTAATTTTTCTCCTCAGAATTTTCAGGTTCTTACCGTACCATTACCAGCCTtgtaa